The following are encoded together in the Geobacter sulfurreducens PCA genome:
- a CDS encoding carboxypeptidase-like regulatory domain-containing protein, which yields MRGAALRATLWLALTGFLAGAADAAVLRGRVTDVDGKPMAGVKLFVYDSAHVRRPATFISPPSAGDGTTAVRVPPGTYWVVARLKLDESYGPLMPGDKHSGEPAVMDLTADAEIEQDFTVADIRDLGRMRRPLVADFVKLAGRVLDGDGNPVANAFVFASATSDNSRMPDYISAWTGADGRYTLIVPAGHKQYVGSSRRFPPSTWRASAEFVPSPGTADSALDVGLGPD from the coding sequence TGGCGCTCACCGGCTTCCTGGCCGGCGCTGCGGATGCGGCGGTCCTCAGGGGCCGGGTGACGGACGTGGACGGCAAGCCCATGGCAGGGGTGAAGCTCTTTGTCTATGACTCGGCCCATGTCCGGCGGCCCGCAACCTTCATCTCACCGCCGTCGGCCGGGGACGGCACCACGGCCGTCAGGGTGCCGCCGGGAACCTACTGGGTGGTGGCGCGGCTCAAGCTGGACGAATCATACGGTCCGCTCATGCCGGGCGACAAGCACTCGGGGGAACCGGCCGTCATGGACCTGACCGCGGATGCCGAGATCGAGCAGGACTTTACGGTAGCCGATATCCGGGACCTGGGGCGCATGCGCCGGCCCTTGGTCGCAGATTTCGTGAAGCTGGCGGGACGGGTTCTGGACGGCGACGGGAACCCGGTGGCCAATGCCTTTGTGTTTGCGTCGGCCACCAGCGACAACAGCCGCATGCCCGACTACATCTCGGCCTGGACGGGGGCGGACGGCCGATACACCCTCATCGTCCCCGCGGGCCACAAGCAGTACGTGGGGAGCTCCAGGCGGTTTCCGCCGTCCACATGGCGCGCCTCGGCGGAATTCGTACCTTCCCCGGGCACAGCGGATAGTGCCCTGGACGTGGGGCTGGGGCCAGACTGA
- a CDS encoding lipoprotein, whose protein sequence is MKKLICCIVAVSVLVGAHLAGACVGRTLHIGVPNTPQERLLAEMMSLLITERTGTAVKVQVYRDSRELYGAVKKGDVNLLVETPERALEVLGKPKAGDGAAREAIKSGYRSTLNLAWLEPFGGTPSYAPVLTVETLNNYPALPKLLAKLSGVLTNDAYARLLKSADAGDKSRKAVRDFLKSKKLI, encoded by the coding sequence ATGAAAAAGCTTATTTGCTGCATTGTTGCGGTTTCGGTTCTCGTGGGTGCGCACCTGGCAGGGGCCTGTGTCGGCAGGACCCTCCACATCGGCGTTCCCAACACGCCCCAGGAGAGATTGCTGGCGGAAATGATGTCCCTGCTCATCACCGAGCGGACCGGCACCGCGGTGAAGGTCCAGGTCTACCGGGACAGCCGGGAGCTCTACGGTGCCGTGAAAAAGGGCGACGTCAACCTGCTCGTGGAAACCCCCGAGCGCGCGCTGGAGGTGCTGGGTAAACCGAAGGCGGGTGACGGGGCGGCACGGGAGGCGATCAAGAGCGGCTATCGTTCAACCCTGAACCTTGCCTGGCTTGAGCCCTTCGGCGGCACGCCCTCGTATGCTCCCGTCCTGACGGTGGAAACTCTGAACAACTACCCGGCCCTGCCCAAGCTGCTGGCCAAGCTCTCCGGGGTGCTCACCAACGACGCCTACGCCCGGCTGCTGAAGTCGGCGGACGCCGGCGACAAGTCCAGAAAAGCGGTCAGAGACTTCCTGAAGTCGAAAAAACTGATCTGA